Genomic segment of Syntrophus gentianae:
CATCCCCTTGACCCATTTTTCACCTGCTTCAGAACAACGCATCCGAACATGCCGGAGGAAAGCCGATGCGCCTGAGGATTGAAACATTCGGAGCGGCCGGTAAGGGAAGCATCGCGGCCTGGGTTCAGGCCGTCCGCCTTCATTTCGTGCCACCCAGCTTCATCCCGGTCACCCTTGCCGCCGCCATTGTCTGGGCCCGTTATTCGGTCTTCGATCCCCTTGCTTTTTTTCTTGTCTTCGCGGGGGTGACGGTCCATCACTTCGGCCTCAACATGCTCGATGACATCCTCGACTATCTCCATGCCGTCGACCGGGCCTGGGGAGACGAAAGAAACCCTTACAGCGGCGGCAGCGGGGTCCTCACCGAAGGTCTTCTTTCCGTGAGCCAGATGAAGATGGGCGTCATCGTCTGCTACGCCTTCACGATCGGGATCTGGCTCTATCTGGGATATGACAAGGGATGGCCCGTGGTCGGAATCGGGGCTATCGGCATCCTGTCGTCCATTTTCTACACAGCGCCCCCCGTCAAGTTCGCCTACCGGGGATTCGGGGAACTGGGGCTCCTCATCAATTTTGGACCCGTCCTCGTTCTCGGGTCCTACTATGTCCAGCGCGGGGCCCTGGAGATGGAGCCGGTGGTCGTTTCCCTTATTCCGGGCCTTCTCATGTGGTCCATGATCGTCATCAACGAGATCCCCGACTACGAGGAGGACCGCCGGAGCGGCAAGATGAACCTCGTCGCACGCTTCGGCCGCAAGGCGGGAATTGTCCTCTATCAGACCGGCCTTTATTGCGCCTTCGGAATTCTCGCGGGTTCGGTATTCCTGGGGATGGCGCCCCTTCCGGTGCTACTGGGATTCGCGGCACTGCCGCTGGCCCTGCGCTCGGTGAATCTCCTGAAAAACTTCTACCTGGACCGACTGAAGATGATCCCCGCCAATCTCGCCATCATCAAGGTCTACCTGGCCACAGGTGTGGCGTTGATCGCAGGCTATCTTATCCATGGATTTACGGGCTGGGGATAAGACTTTGATCTCCAATCCAGATCCGGTCATAACAGAAGAATCAGTCGGGTCTGCTCTTCACAATGTGCTTGAACCGATCCTGCCTCAAGAATACCTGAAATATTTTTGAATAGACTTTCTCCTGGAGCAGGAATCTCTTGACGGGAGGCAGTTTGATGATGCTGTTTACGAGCGCCCTCAAGAATTTATGGACAAGGCTGGCTTGATTATCAAAGAGGAAGTTCCCTGTTTTCCCCTGATCGATGGATTGGATGGCAACCTTTTCAAAGGTGTTGGCGGGGACAAAAACCTTCTCCGGCCGCGTTTCCAGTTTACAGGCTTCGACAGGGCAGAATCTCGTACAGACCCCGCAGCCCAGGCAGATCTTTCTATTTACGACCGCTTTATCCTCTTCGACTGAAATTGCATCGACAGGACACCTTTCAGCACAAACGCCGCACCCTGAACAGGCTTCTTTTT
This window contains:
- a CDS encoding prenyltransferase encodes the protein MRLRIETFGAAGKGSIAAWVQAVRLHFVPPSFIPVTLAAAIVWARYSVFDPLAFFLVFAGVTVHHFGLNMLDDILDYLHAVDRAWGDERNPYSGGSGVLTEGLLSVSQMKMGVIVCYAFTIGIWLYLGYDKGWPVVGIGAIGILSSIFYTAPPVKFAYRGFGELGLLINFGPVLVLGSYYVQRGALEMEPVVVSLIPGLLMWSMIVINEIPDYEEDRRSGKMNLVARFGRKAGIVLYQTGLYCAFGILAGSVFLGMAPLPVLLGFAALPLALRSVNLLKNFYLDRLKMIPANLAIIKVYLATGVALIAGYLIHGFTGWG